A part of Thalassoglobus sp. JC818 genomic DNA contains:
- a CDS encoding cation diffusion facilitator family transporter: MTDCSVQLDSKSECDHHSHSASDQTRRLSVTMSLVFIYFLAELFGGLWTGSLALLADAGHMFSDMTALAISLFAAWMVSRTSTAQQTFGHLRAEILAAAFNGSLLFLVAGGIMHEAWERFMDPQPILGGPMLWIAIGGLVVNLISLKVLHGGHTHDLNMRGAWLHVMGDTLGSVAVILAAVLIYFFQWNWVDPLISVIVCLLILVSSWNLVREAIRVLMEYAPNDIDVSDIESHLQSLSNIHGVHCLHVWTISSGLTALSAHVVVDSQCSHREMLREITELLKSRYRIHHLTLQIESVDDPICSESSLVDCTTNGRSNGN; encoded by the coding sequence ATGACTGACTGTTCCGTGCAACTCGACTCAAAATCCGAGTGCGACCACCATTCTCACTCTGCAAGCGATCAGACGCGTCGACTGTCCGTGACGATGTCTCTGGTTTTCATCTACTTCCTTGCAGAGCTGTTTGGAGGTCTGTGGACCGGGTCACTTGCGCTGCTTGCAGATGCGGGGCATATGTTTTCGGACATGACCGCTCTGGCCATCAGCCTGTTCGCAGCTTGGATGGTGAGTCGAACCTCAACCGCTCAGCAGACATTTGGTCATCTGAGAGCCGAGATTCTCGCAGCGGCATTTAATGGATCGCTGCTGTTCCTCGTGGCGGGCGGCATTATGCACGAAGCCTGGGAACGATTCATGGACCCGCAACCGATTCTCGGTGGCCCGATGCTTTGGATCGCAATCGGGGGTCTCGTCGTCAATCTCATTTCACTCAAAGTTCTTCATGGCGGACACACGCACGATCTCAACATGCGAGGAGCATGGCTGCACGTGATGGGAGACACTCTCGGTAGTGTCGCGGTGATCCTGGCAGCTGTCCTCATCTACTTCTTTCAATGGAACTGGGTCGACCCACTGATTTCGGTCATTGTCTGCCTGCTGATCCTCGTCTCATCATGGAATCTCGTTCGTGAAGCAATCCGAGTGCTGATGGAATACGCTCCCAATGATATCGACGTGAGCGATATAGAATCTCATTTGCAGTCACTTTCGAATATCCACGGCGTCCACTGTCTTCATGTCTGGACAATCTCAAGTGGCCTCACTGCCTTGTCAGCACACGTTGTTGTCGATTCTCAATGTTCGCATCGAGAAATGCTCCGCGAGATCACCGAGCTACTGAAGTCCCGATATCGGATTCACCACCTTACTCTCCAGATTGAATCCGTTGATGACCCGATCTGCAGTGAAAGCAGCCTCGTCGATTGCACCACAAATGGCAGATCGAACGGCAATTGA
- a CDS encoding galactitol-1-phosphate 5-dehydrogenase yields the protein MKAMLLTEYKHLEVTEMPEPEIGDRDVLVEVRACGICGSDIHGYDGSSGRRIPPLIMGHEAAGVITKLGPEVEGFNIGDRVTFDSTVSCGQCQFCRSGSINLCDNRTVLGVSCGEYRRHGAFAQYVAVPQNILYKIPENLPFEHAAMIEAVSIAVHAANRTPISLGDTALVVGSGMIGLLVIQAIRLKGCAKVVAVDLDDNRLKLAKELGADVTINAKDGNVVEQVQNLTHGKGADAAIEVVGASATIDTAIQATRKGGSITLVGNLAPKVEMPLQAIVTRELSIYGSCASNGEYPACIDLLERGDIKVEPLITAKASLEEGPGYFDRLYQGEPGAMKVIIQPNGAE from the coding sequence GTGAAGGCCATGCTGCTCACTGAATACAAACACCTCGAAGTCACCGAAATGCCTGAACCAGAAATCGGGGATCGTGACGTACTGGTTGAAGTTCGGGCTTGTGGAATCTGCGGAAGTGATATCCACGGATACGATGGCAGCAGCGGCAGGCGCATTCCGCCGCTAATCATGGGGCATGAAGCAGCTGGCGTGATCACGAAACTCGGACCGGAAGTCGAAGGATTCAACATCGGCGATCGTGTCACTTTCGACTCGACAGTTTCGTGCGGACAGTGCCAGTTCTGTCGATCAGGTTCCATCAACCTGTGTGACAACCGCACCGTGCTGGGTGTCTCTTGTGGAGAGTACCGTCGGCACGGTGCGTTTGCTCAATACGTCGCTGTTCCGCAAAACATCCTCTACAAGATTCCAGAGAACCTGCCATTCGAACACGCAGCGATGATCGAAGCGGTTTCCATCGCTGTGCATGCCGCAAATCGCACTCCAATCTCCCTCGGCGATACTGCATTGGTTGTCGGGAGTGGAATGATTGGCCTGTTGGTCATTCAAGCAATTCGACTCAAAGGCTGCGCGAAAGTCGTCGCTGTCGATCTCGATGACAATCGATTGAAGCTGGCGAAAGAACTCGGAGCAGACGTCACCATCAACGCTAAAGATGGCAACGTGGTCGAGCAGGTTCAGAACCTCACTCATGGAAAGGGCGCTGACGCGGCGATTGAAGTTGTCGGCGCATCTGCCACGATTGATACCGCCATTCAAGCCACACGTAAGGGCGGATCAATCACTCTCGTCGGAAATCTGGCTCCCAAAGTTGAAATGCCGCTGCAAGCCATTGTAACACGAGAGCTTTCGATTTATGGAAGCTGTGCCTCGAATGGCGAATACCCGGCATGTATCGATCTCCTCGAACGGGGTGACATTAAAGTCGAACCGCTCATCACAGCGAAAGCATCGCTGGAAGAAGGCCCCGGCTATTTCGATCGTCTCTATCAGGGAGAACCCGGAGCGATGAAAGTCATCATTCAACCCAACGGGGCTGAGTAA
- a CDS encoding DUF1444 family protein, whose protein sequence is MSNPPQHWSTLLGPANWFRMYYPPQWELDENDGVFALRPPDTDAFLAINSIWIDEETSRQFPALRDIVDQFPKVRGVRAGADFEFDADEALSGDASLETPTGWKQGLFATRNWRSWSMWSIRRPSLMLVITLLHDGQRDPELENLARMVLNSLEVSDEPSDPPEIFAKRALELAQSKFPLLEIELSDDFQIRIGSSILSLSNFYRAYLSHPEDFQKILLPALTTAVQVQGWGDSESSPPLEVVRDRIMPILYSESSWRKNLPGIVGNPWIAGLAVLYVIDEANAYWYVRTDLREQWNLSVDELHSMAIENLDDYFEESPMKMAVAESDEGGATMMIPDKPDTYNTVRLLSDRFLTRLRDVAQSDLAVGVPGRDLFVAVSMKSPEIVSKIRHQVELDYQRTDHPLTDKMLLVTADGVSELIGEAENDD, encoded by the coding sequence TTGAGTAATCCCCCTCAACATTGGTCGACGCTGCTGGGGCCTGCGAACTGGTTTCGGATGTACTACCCGCCGCAGTGGGAACTGGATGAAAACGACGGAGTCTTTGCGTTACGTCCCCCAGACACTGATGCTTTTCTCGCGATCAATTCGATTTGGATTGACGAAGAGACATCGCGGCAGTTTCCCGCACTTCGCGACATCGTCGATCAGTTTCCAAAAGTTCGAGGAGTGAGGGCAGGGGCCGATTTTGAGTTTGATGCTGACGAAGCACTTTCCGGAGACGCGTCGCTGGAAACGCCGACGGGGTGGAAGCAAGGTCTTTTTGCGACCAGAAACTGGCGGAGCTGGTCGATGTGGTCGATCCGTCGTCCGAGCCTCATGCTCGTGATCACACTGCTTCACGATGGGCAACGTGATCCGGAACTCGAAAACCTCGCACGGATGGTACTGAACTCGCTGGAAGTCTCCGATGAACCGAGTGATCCGCCCGAAATCTTCGCCAAGCGTGCATTGGAGCTGGCCCAGTCCAAGTTTCCGCTTCTTGAGATTGAGCTCAGCGACGATTTTCAAATTCGAATCGGTTCGTCGATTTTGAGCCTCTCAAATTTCTATCGTGCATATTTGAGTCACCCGGAAGACTTCCAGAAGATACTTCTGCCTGCTTTGACGACAGCTGTACAAGTGCAGGGCTGGGGTGACAGCGAATCGTCGCCGCCGCTGGAAGTGGTGCGCGATCGAATCATGCCGATTCTGTATTCGGAATCCTCCTGGAGAAAGAACCTTCCCGGGATCGTCGGGAATCCGTGGATTGCTGGACTCGCCGTTTTATATGTGATCGATGAAGCCAATGCTTACTGGTATGTCCGGACTGATCTACGCGAACAGTGGAATCTGAGCGTTGATGAACTGCATTCGATGGCGATCGAAAACCTCGATGATTATTTCGAAGAATCACCCATGAAAATGGCGGTCGCCGAATCGGATGAAGGGGGCGCCACGATGATGATTCCCGATAAGCCGGACACCTATAATACAGTCCGTCTGTTGAGTGATCGGTTTCTCACGCGTTTACGCGACGTTGCACAGAGTGATCTCGCAGTCGGTGTTCCGGGTCGGGATTTGTTTGTTGCAGTGTCGATGAAGAGTCCGGAGATCGTCAGTAAGATTCGTCATCAGGTTGAACTCGACTACCAGAGAACCGATCATCCGCTGACGGACAAAATGCTGCTTGTGACAGCGGATGGTGTTTCTGAGTTGATTGGCGAAGCTGAGAATGATGACTGA
- a CDS encoding protocatechuate 3,4-dioxygenase, whose amino-acid sequence MPSSLNRRFFLQTASLSIGGLCLPSLWQPGAFAEELIQTPKMTEGPFYPDKLPLDTDNDLLVLNNSITPAVGEIVHLTGKVMTPSGSPLRNAFVEIWQVDNNGVYLHSGSDNGTNRDTNFQGYGRFLTDSTGRYYFRTVKPVPYPGRTPHIHVAVSRNGKRELTTQLLINGHPQNQQDGLFRAIRDPFQRESILVDFNPIPDSTIGELSANFDLVLGVTPDEKIEEIKGGIAPRQQG is encoded by the coding sequence GTGCCGTCCTCATTGAATCGACGTTTCTTCCTCCAAACAGCTTCCCTTTCAATCGGCGGCTTGTGTCTCCCAAGTCTTTGGCAGCCCGGTGCTTTCGCCGAAGAGCTGATCCAGACTCCCAAGATGACGGAAGGTCCCTTCTACCCGGATAAACTTCCGCTTGATACAGACAACGATCTGCTGGTTTTGAACAACTCAATCACACCGGCAGTTGGTGAAATTGTTCACCTGACCGGAAAAGTGATGACGCCCTCGGGGTCGCCACTGCGTAATGCTTTTGTCGAAATCTGGCAGGTCGATAACAACGGAGTCTATCTGCACTCCGGAAGCGACAACGGAACCAACCGAGACACCAACTTTCAGGGCTACGGCCGGTTTCTGACGGATTCCACCGGGCGGTACTACTTCCGGACCGTTAAGCCGGTTCCGTATCCGGGCAGAACACCACACATTCATGTTGCTGTCAGTCGAAACGGCAAACGTGAACTCACCACACAGCTGTTAATCAATGGCCATCCTCAAAATCAGCAAGATGGTCTCTTCCGAGCGATCCGTGATCCATTCCAGCGAGAATCCATTCTCGTTGACTTCAATCCGATTCCCGACTCCACAATTGGCGAGCTGAGCGCGAACTTCGATCTTGTTCTCGGGGTCACTCCTGATGAAAAGATCGAAGAGATCAAAGGCGGAATCGCTCCCCGGCAACAGGGTTAG
- a CDS encoding MBL fold metallo-hydrolase, with product MMTDASKSWMTLLGTGTSMGVPMIGCDCAVCTSTDPRNTRTRTGVLVETIEGSFLIDTPPELREQLVQARIKMIEAVLFTHAHADHIMGLDDLRIFGFKSKKAVPLHCEEIVEKTLRRSFSYAFDEELAKTWHSKPKLRFERIGLDPIEVCGLKIQPLRLIHGRLPILGYRINDVAFCTDVSEIPPETWPLLEGLKFLVLDAIRYESHPTHFNVEQALEVIEKIRPKFAYLTHISHSLDHETTNSQLPENVELAYDGLRLPLS from the coding sequence ATGATGACTGACGCATCAAAGTCATGGATGACACTTCTGGGGACCGGCACAAGCATGGGGGTCCCGATGATTGGGTGTGATTGTGCGGTCTGCACATCGACCGACCCGCGGAACACGCGAACTCGCACGGGCGTGCTGGTGGAGACCATTGAGGGATCATTTTTGATCGACACTCCGCCTGAGCTTCGCGAGCAACTGGTACAAGCTCGGATCAAAATGATCGAAGCGGTCCTGTTCACGCACGCGCATGCTGATCACATTATGGGGCTGGATGATCTGAGGATCTTTGGATTCAAGAGTAAGAAGGCTGTCCCGCTGCACTGTGAAGAGATTGTCGAAAAGACACTCCGACGTTCGTTTTCGTATGCCTTCGACGAGGAACTCGCGAAGACGTGGCACTCAAAGCCGAAACTCCGATTCGAACGCATTGGTCTCGACCCAATCGAGGTTTGCGGCCTCAAAATCCAGCCGCTGCGATTGATTCATGGACGGCTTCCGATTCTTGGCTATCGAATCAATGACGTCGCGTTCTGTACAGACGTGAGCGAGATTCCGCCGGAGACCTGGCCTCTTCTGGAAGGGCTCAAATTTCTCGTGCTCGACGCAATTCGGTACGAATCACATCCGACACATTTTAATGTCGAACAGGCACTTGAGGTGATCGAAAAGATCCGCCCGAAATTTGCCTATCTGACTCATATTTCGCATTCGCTGGATCATGAAACGACGAATTCTCAGCTTCCGGAGAATGTTGAACTCGCTTATGATGGACTGCGACTTCCGCTTTCTTGA